ACCCGAGAGCCGTTCTGCGTTCGACTGGTCAGTGGTGCTTCTTGTGGTTCTTGTTCTGCTTGGCGTCCTGGGAGGCGTCCAGGTCGGCGTCCTGCCACTGGGCCGCCGCCTGCTCCGCGGAGTTGCTGGCGTTGGCGTTGTTGCCCTGCTCGAGCGTGTTCGTCAGGGTCGCGTGGTCACCGACCACGAACTGGTGCGGCGACACCTCACCCTTGTTGCTCTGGGTCTGACCGATCCACTGCCCGATCTCCTGGGCCAGCTCCTGCTCCGCTTCCTGGTCCTGGCCCTGCTTGATCGACTTGCAGCACGACTTGTGGCCCTTGTGGTGACCACCACCGTCGCCGGCCAGGGCCACAGCCGGGCTCCCGAGGACGAGCGGAAGACCCACCGCAGCAACAGCGAGAACGCGCTTGAAGTTACGCATCGTAGAAATACACCACTTTCGTGAGGAGTTCTTCGAGCATCTTAGGAGGGATGGCCAGGGACGAGGCCAGCGAAAGACGCCGCCACATTCCCCGAAAAATCAGTCCACAACGTCCGGGACCACGTCAAAAATGCCCCCTCCCCCACCGCCCCGCAAACCGAACCCCCGTGCACCACCTCATCTAGCGATCACCAAAACGGCGCCTTGGTACGCGCACGGAAACACCGAGTTCTCACCGGATTTCCGAGGAAAGACCTTCACCCGGAGCACGGGAACCGGCGATCTCCGGCCACCGCAGAGGCAACGGGACGAGGCGCCCCGACCGACGTGCACTGGGCTGCGCCAGAGCCGTTGCCGCCCCAGTCGGTCGGCCGTCGCCGTGGAGCGACGGACAGTCGATCAGTACACACGAGACCACCGTCCACATCGCTGTGATCAACAAAAGGCTTCGATCGACGTTGACGCAGTCCGCGGCGAAGAACTGCCGTCAGTCGATGAGCGGTGTCGAGACGTACCGGACCGCCCCGACCGGAGGCCCGACACAGTCCTTTGTAGACAGGAACTTCTGACTGCGCGTGTCCCACGACAAGGACGACATGAAGATCGTATTCAGCCACAACCCACGCCCGGGTGATCATGTCTAAACAAAAGGGTGATCGGAAGTGCGAGCGTCGAGCGCCGCTGAATATGGTTGCCCCGTCGTCGGCGACGGTGTCAGATTGCCGATCAGACGCATACGGACACGATCTCGAGAAGGGTAATCTCACATGGGCAAGACTGCTCGTCTTCTGGGAGTCACCACCATTGCGGTGAGCCTGATGGGCTTTTCCGGTACCGCCTTCGCCGGCGGCGGCGACGCTGGCGACGGTGGTGGCAACAACCACCTGAAGGGCCTCGTGAACGTGGGCGTCTCCTGCGTCGCGGTTCCGGTTTCGGCTTCCGTTCCGATCCTGTCGATCATCAAGGGCGAGAGCGAGAACGAGGCCGAGTCGGCCGCCGACGTCTGCGGTGGCGGCGACTACAACAACTACTACTGATCGTCGCTGATCGGCACACGTTCATCCCGGGGTGTGGCAACGGTTCCCGCTGTTGCCACACCCCGTTCTCCTTCCTCGTCCGCGACAGCGCTCACGCCGAACCTGCTGCGTCACCACCCCTCGCGGCGCAACACGAGACGAACTCCCCTCCACCGAGGTCCACCTGCGGGAACGCCGCCCTCACCACCCCGCCACCGACCACTGCCGACCCGTCACGGTCCGGCGCACGAGCCCGTCCTCCGCATCCTCGGCGCCTTCGTCCCCGCGACGATCCGTCGACGGCGCTGATCGAGAAGCGTCACCGGTCCGCGAGAGCAGAACTTCAGCGTGTCTGGTCACCAGTGAACGGGACCCGAATTCACGGGATCGTCGTTCACCCCTGAAAAGGTGTCGCCGACACGCAGAGAACGGGCCCGGCACTGCGGCGCTTCGCCGCTCGCTCGCACGCAGGATTCTTGGGCACGAGATCCAGTCGGTCAAGCCGACCGCGGCCACTTCACCCGATGTGGAGTATTCCACGACCGAGCAGATGGTCTCGATCGGATGAAATCATCACTCGTTTGTGCATAGCACATCGTGCCGCGGGAGTGGAAGGATATGCCGCGAGCAAGATCAGTGTGATCTTGCCCTTCGGTTGAGGGCGTGGCCTGGACGGACCATGTCCAGTATCTCGGAAAGCGTAAGGAGCTTCTCTTTCATGCGTAAGTTGAATCGCGCCGCCGCAACCGTGGCCGCCCTGTCCACTCCGCTGTTGTTCGGCATCTCCGGAACTGCCGGTGCCGACGGCACCTACTTCGACCAGAGCGGAAGCACGGCCACCCCGAAGGGCGCGTCCTCCTTCGGCACCGAGTCGGGCTCCACCCCGTACGGCGGCGCCCACTTCTCGCAGGTCGGGAACGTGGCCACCCTCGACGGCGCGACCGCCTTCGGCACCGAGTCCGGCTTCAGCCCGGACGGTGAGGCCTACTTCGGCCAGGGCGGCAGCATGGCCACCCCGAAGGGCGCGACCGCCTTCAACACCGAATCGGGCACCAGCCGGGACGGTGAGGCCTACTTCGGCCAGGGCGGCAGCATGGCCACCCCGAAGGGCGCGACCGCCTTCAACACCGAGTCCGGCGCCAGCCCGGACGGTGAGGCCTACTTCGGCCAGGGCGGCAGCATGGCCACCCCGAAGGGCGCGACCGCCTTCAACACCGAGTCCGGCGCCAGCCCGGACGGTGAGGCCTACTTCGGCCAAGCCGGCAGCGTGGCCTCCGCTGACGGCGCCACCTCCTTCAACACCGAGTCCGGTTCGATGCCCGCCACGAAGGGGAGCAGCGAGGACGGCGGCTGGGGGAAGAAGCACGGGCGCGGCGGATCTGGGGACCAGAACCTGAGCCTGGACCAGGCACAGCACAGCCTCACCGCGCAGAGCCACGAGGCCTACCAGCGCGTCGTCCAGGTCCAGCACAACCTCATCAACCTCGGCGGGCAGGCGACGGGACTCCTCCAGGGCAGCGACAGCACCACCAACCAGAGCGAGGACCAGGACGCCGGGCAGCAGGAGAACAACTACTAAGCCGGTCACGTGCTCCCAGACCGGGCACGATGATGGGGTGGCGCTGCTTGGTCCGGTGCCTCGAGTCGCCGGACCAAGCAGCTGCCGCGGGGAGTTGACCCCGTGGCTGCCCAGCACGGCGAACCTGGACCCGTGGAGCTCGCTCCCGGTGTCCAGCACAGCTCGTGGTGTGCAGCCGGCTCACCGCTCGGAGCTCCCTGTTGTCCCACCGGGGAAACCGGGTACGAGTGGATCGATCTCCAGGGTCCGGGACCGGTCCACCTGCGCGCACGAACCGCCAGTCCCGGGCCCACAACGCCGGCCCCCGACGGGCATGGGCGCATCCGAAGTCGCCGGGAGAGCGACAGCCCTCCAGACGTTCTGCAGACCCTGGAGCGGACACGAACTGGCGGTACCGCCGGAGGTTTCCAGCACGTGGTGCATGATCAGTTGATCGGTGGGAACGAGCACGTTGATCCCCTCCCGGGTTGATCCGACCGCCCCGAAGCGCACTCCCCTCCGCTCGCCGACGAAGTGCGCCCGCGATCGACCGGGGTGCTGACATGACTTGGTCCAGCGGTTGCACCGCTGGACCAAGGCCTGCTCTGCGTTCACGCTGCGGTCAGTCGTTCCACGACCCGTGCTTCTTGTGCTTCTTGCCCTTGTTCTGCTCGGCGTTCTGCTTGCCGTCCAGGTCGGCGTACTGGTCCTGAGCCAGGCTCTGCGTGGCGGAGTTGTAGGCGTCGGCGTTGTTGCCCTGGTAGAGCGTGTTCTCCAGGGTCGCGTTGTCACCGACCACGAACTGGTGCGGCGACACCGCGCCCTTGTTGCTCTGGGTCTGGCTGGTCGCCTGCCCGATTCCCTGGCTCGCCTCCTGCTCCGCTTCCTGGTCCTGGTCCTGCTTGATGGACTTGCAGCACGGCTTGTGGCCCTTGTGGTGACCACCACCGTCACCGGCCAGGGCCACAGCCGGGCTCCCGAGGACGAGCGGAAGACCCACCGCAGCAACAGCGAGAACGCGCTTGAAGTTACGCATCGTAGGAATGCACCACTTTCGCGAATGACTTTTCCGAGCTTCTTGGGGGGAAGAGCGAGAACCATGCCGGCGAAACCGTCGCCATGCTCCCGCGATGTGCAGTCCGCGATGTCCGGGACCACGTCAAAGGTGCCTCCACTTCGGCAGGCCCGCAAACCGAACCCCCTTGGTCAACCTCTTCCGGTGATCCCACCGGCTCCTCCGCTGATCATCCCGGTGTTCTCCTCATCCGGCCCGTTTCTTCCGCACACGAAGGCAGATCACGGCGACTGAAGACCACAGTGGACAGTCGCGGGGAACGCGCCGACACGGCGGGGGGCGACCGGATCTCGATCCCCTCAGCAGCCCCGTCAAGCACTCCACCGCCGTCGATCACGACGCGCCGCACACCGCACCTCATTGCGTCCACGATGGACTGGTCCTCCGACCTCGTCCACCACAGGAGTCGACCGACACCGCTGGGCCACCGTTCCCGGGCTGTGCGCGGGGCTCTCGACGCCATCGCACGTGCTCGGACGAGCTCGGTGTGGCGAGACCAACGGCACCGGAGGTGCACGATCTTCCTGGTGCTGACAGGGAAGGTTCTCGTGCCGCCGTCGTCGACGCGCTGCGGGCGCACCGCCCGTCCCGGCGAGCCTCCCCGCTGGGCGGCGTCGCGAGCTCGGGCACCCCGCGAGCTCCGCTGTGCGCGGTTGGGGGCCGGACCCGCTCCCCGTGCAGGAGGGATCCGGCCCCCTGGTCTCATCTGTGCGCACCGCGCCGGCCACGAACCTGGTGCGGTGCAGAGACAACGTCACCACGCCGGCGTGAACAGCTGCTCGAAAGGATCCTCCGGAGGACGGGCTCCAGGAAGGTCAGGTCATCGGGATCGCTGACCGGCAGGCACGAGGCCCGGTGGGATCACGTCAGGGGCACGACCTGGTCCAACGCCTCCGCTTCGTAGAGCATCTTGGTGGCTTGGCGCTGGATCTTGCCGCTGGAGGTCTTGGGGATGCTGCCTGAGCGGATCAGGACGAGCTCGCTCAGTCGCACGCCGTGCTCGGCCAGCAATGCCGTGCGCACCCGCTCCGACTCCGCCTCCAGGTCCTCGGCCGTGGCCTCCTTCCCCCGCACGATCTCGTAGACGAGGACGAGGTCCTCGTCCCCGTCCGGTCCCACCGAGAACGCTGCCCCGCTGCCCACCCGCAGCAGGTGCCCCACCCGCTCGGCGGTGTTCTCCAGGTCCTGGGGGTGGTGGCTGACGCCCTGGAGGACGACCACGTCCTTGGCTCGACCGACGAAGTAGAGCTCGCCGTCCAGCGTGACGCCCAGGTCTCCGGTGCGCAGCCACCGGCGCCCCTGCCCATCGGTCGGGAACACGTCAGCGGACAAGACCGGGCGTTCCCAGTACCCCTGAGCGACACCGGGCCCGTGCACGCAGATCTCTCCGACGCGCCCGTCCGGGCACGGCCGGCCGGTGTCCGGGTCGCGGATCTCGACGACGGTGCCCAGACACGCCTGGCCCGTCGAAACGCGCTCGACGGACTCCTCGGTGTCAGCGGGGTCGCTCGCGATGCCGTCGATCAACGCCGTGCGGTCGAACCGCCTGATCAGCGGTTCGCGTCGCCGGATGGCGCCAGCGACGAGGAGGGTCGCTTCGGCCAGTCCGTAGCACGGGTAGAGGGAGGCGCTGGTGAACCCCGCCGGCGCGAACGCCTCAGCGAACCGCCGGAGCGTTTCCGGCCGCACCGTGTCGGCACCGACGAAGGCGAGCCGCCACTCCGACAGGTCCAGCCCCGCTCGCTCATGGGCGGTGCTCTTGCGGACGCAGAGGTCGAACGCGAAGTTCGGGCCGCCGCTCACGGTGGCGCGGTAGCGGCTGATCGCTTCGAGCCAGCGCATCGGCCGTTCGATCGCGTGCAACGGAGACAGCAGCACCACCGGGAACCCGGCGAACACCGGCTGCAGCAGACCACCGATGAGTCCCATGTCGTGGTACGGCGGGAGCCAGCTGACCGCGACCGTGTCCTCGCTGAGGTGGAACGCGTGCCGGATGGCCTGGGAATTGTGCAGCAGGTTCCCATGACTGAGCACAACGCCCTTGGGAGCGCCGGTGGATCCTGAGGTGTACTGCAGGAACGCCACGTCGTCGGCGTGGGGACTGCGTTCGACCCAGCAGTCTTCAGCGCCGGTGGGGAGCTCGTCGGTGACGATCCACGGCAGCGCGGACAGTTCGGGCGCGTGCTCCTCCAAGAAGCCGCGGAGGCCGATTGCCGCACTGGACGTGAGCACGGCGACGGGCTTCGCGTCGCTCGCCATCTCCTGCAGGCGCGGGATGGTGCGGGTGGGCCTGCTCGGGTCGGGCGGGTACGCCGGAACAGAGATCACGCCCGCGTACATGCACGCGAAGAAGGCCACGACGAAGTCCACTCCAGGCGGGTACATCAGCAGCACGCGGTCACCAGCTGAGCACCGCTGCTGGATGACGGCCGCAGCCGCCCTGGCGAGGTGGTCCAGTTCGGCGTAGTCCAACGACTGCTCGCGGAGCTCACCGTCGAGGAGGAAGCGGAGGGCGACACGCTCAGGGGAACTCAGTGCGCGGTTGCGAAGGACATCAGTCATCGACTTCGGGTGAGCGAGAAGCATCCCATCTCCATTCCTTCAACGCCGTGCGGAACCGATCGGTGCCCTGAGCCGCCAGGGCATGTGCACGCACCCGCGGTCCAGCCCGCCGAGACCGTGGGCGTGGTTGGCGACGCGGGCTCCTCCGCGGGTCGTCCTGCTCGCGCTCACGTGGGAGCGCTCTCGCCGTGTCCCGTGTTCGCCGGCTTCGCCGGGGCGCTGGCAGCAGGAAGACCACCGGAGCGGAGTGCGGTCGTTCGGCTCGACCGGAAGACCAGACTCGCCCCCACAACGGCGAGAACCGCGAGGAACACGGCGAACGGGACCACTCCTGGCGTGGGCGCCCGGGTGCTTCCGAGCACCGCGACGAAACCGCCACCGAGGCCGACCAGCGCCGCCTGCCCCAGCATGTCGGAGATCTGCAGCGCAGCCGAGTTGAAGCCGCGCTCAGCGGCCGGGGACAGGGCGAGCACTCGTGTCGACGTGCTCGCCACCCCCATGCCCATCCCCACACCTCCGACGCCCCACAGCAGGAACACCAGCCAGTGCGGCCCCCACGAGGGCGCGACGAGCACGAGCCCGGCGACCGCGGTGGCCACCAGCAGGAGTCCCGCCAGGATCAGCTTCTCCCGACTGAGCTCCCGCTTCCGGGCCTGCCACACCGCTCCGGCGGTCCACCCCAACGAGCCCACGGTCAGGGGAAGGCCGGCCGTGGCCGGTGAGTAGTGGTGCACCGCAGACAGGAGGAGCGGCACCAACGACTGGGCCCCGAAGAAGGTGCCGGCGAGCAGCCCACGCGCCAGCACCACCACCGGCAAGCCCGGACGCCCCCGGAGCGTCCCCACCGGGAGCAGCACGCGCAGGCTCGCTGCGGCCACGACGATCGCTGCCGCCCCGAGTCCCACCGAGAGCGGTGAGGGGTTCTGGACGGCCCAGCTCACCGCCACCACACCGCAGGCCGCGCCCACGGCGGCCGGCGTCAAGCCACGGCCTCCTGGAGCACTGCCCGCACGCGCGGCACAACGCCACACAGTGGGCGCCACCAGCACCGCGCCCAGGGCCACGAGCGGAGCCAGGCCCAGGAACAGCCAACGCCACGTCACGTACTGCGTGACCAGTCCAGCGACGGTGGGGCCGATCAGGGCTGGGACCACCCACGCCGAGGAGATCGCACCGAACGCCGCGGGCTGGACTTCCTTCGGGTAGACCACTGCGATCAGCACGAGCAGTCCGACGCTCTGGCTGCCGCTGGCGAGTCCTTGCAGCGCGCGCGCCACCAGCAGCGTCGGCATGTCGCCGGCGAGGCCGGCGACGAGCAGCCCCAGCACGAAGACCGCCAGTCCTGCCATCACCGGCGCTGCGGGGCCCCGCCGGTCGGCCACGCGGCCCGCCAGCACGGTCGCGATCACGCTGGCCGCCAGGAACACCGTGAAGGGCCACGAGTACCACACTTCGCCGTGCAGCTCGTGCACCATCGTCGGCAGAGCTGTCGCCAGCCCCATCGCTTCGAACGCGACCAGCGTGACGAGCAGGACCATCCCGATGGTGAAGTTGCGATGGTCCTGTGCCCACAAACCGTTGCGGCTCCTGTCGGCGGCAATCACCACGCCAGCTTGCAACCACCGCAGAACCCTGCAAGCTGGATCACGCGGACGACCGGTGATATTCGTCCGATGGGGGCGTGCGGCCAGTCGGGGCAGCGGTCGGCGGTCGGGTCATCTTCTCGTGGGCGCGAATCGCCGCCGATCGCGGGGAAATCGGGATGTCGTCGTCGGCCGGTGCACCGCCTTCGCTGGAGATCGGTGATCGACCTGCGTCCGTTCCACAGCCGCCCTCAGCGCGATGGCGCTGTCGGCCGCTGGACGTTCACGGGAAGAGACGTGAAGGACGAGAATCCCGACCGTTCCGCGCTCCTGGAGCGGGAACGGTGAGACGAATCCTTCAGCAGCCAGCCGATGGGTGCCGTCGGCCCGCAGCCGCCCGACACCTCACGACCCTTCGACTCCTCTCCGGACGCGGTGTCGTCCTGGTCCCGGGGTGCCCAGCCCGTTCCGGCGGAACGACTCGGAAGGGCTCGGGTGAGCAGGGGCAGCGGGACCGGCGCGGAGCCGGCGATCAGCAGGTTGATCAGGACGAGCGCGCCCAGGTGGAGCCCGAACACGGTCTCCTCGGCGGGCTGGGACGGGCGGGTCAGGTGCGGTCCGCGAGGACGCGCCAGCAGTCCACGCAGGTCCTCTCCCGCACCCAGTCCACCTCGGACCGGTCGCGCAGCTCAGCAGCGTCAGCCGTCGCCCCGCAGTAGGCGGTGACCGGCTCACCGACCGGAACTCGGCCTGCCACAACGGGAAACGCATGACGCCCACCAGTCACCGGACGCCAGGTGCCCAGCGCCGAGCTGCCGACCGTGACGGCCCAGGTGATCCCGTTCAGCACCGGAGCGGTCCCAGCGCTCGGAGCGCCGTTCATCCTGCTGTCCTACGCGGAAGACCCGGACGTGGCCCACGCCGGCTGCTCGACGGGGTGCCGCTGCTCGGAGGGTCCGGCCGGAGTCGAGACGCACAGCCTGACCTCCAGCGCCTTGCGCGCCAAGGCCCTGGGCCAGAGGGAATCGATCACCTTCCTCGACCGGCTCGCCCGCGAGTCGTGGGCACGTCGGGGGAGCACGTCATGCCCACCCCCGACCTCACCCACGCGCACCGGCGCAAGAGCAGCCGCAGCAACGGCGGTGGAGACGCGTGCGTCCGGGTGGCGGGCGTTCCGGGAGCGACCGGGGTGAAGGAAGCGAGTTCGGCGCGGCCAGCCCTGTCCTCCCGTTCACGCCCGAGGCGTGGTCGGCCCACCTCCGCGACGTGAAGAGCGGGAAGCACGACCTGCGCTGACCGGTTCGATGCGCGTCCGTCGGGCCAGTGCGGGAGATCTGGTCAACAGCCGCTGACCTGCGGTGGTGGTGCCCCCGGTCGGGTTCGAACCGACACTTGAACGATTTTAAGTCGTTTGCCTCTGCCAGTTGGGCTACGGGGGCTGGTGATCGGCACAGGCCGACCGCACCTCTAGGACGCAGGAGAGCCCGGGTCGGTTCCCGGCTCCGCCGATCTGCACCTGGTCGGTTGGTTCACCAAGGGCCCCACCCGCCGGACGCCGTGGCCGACAGCTCCTGGAACCGGGTGCGCACCCAGTCGTGCACCGCCGTGGAGACCTCCGCGGACCCCGCGCGGTGCTCGAACCAGCGCCAGTCGCAGTTGACGTTGACCTCGAGGAACACCCAGTCGTCGCCGACCCCGAGCAGGTCGAAGCCCGCCACGGCCAGGCCCCACGTGCGGCACAGCTCCAGCAGGCGCTCGGCCAGCGACTCGGGGACCTCCGCCGGCTCGACCACCACCGACTCCGGGTCGACCCACAGCTGCGCCGGGTCCAGCTTCTGCACGCGGAAACCGATCGTCCGGTCGCCGACCACGAACACCCGCAGCTCGCGGCCGGCGTCGACGAACTGCTGCACCAGCACCGGCGCCGGTTCGCGGGCTTCGCCGCTGCGGCGGACGTCCAGCGGCTGCGGGAACAGACCGCGCAGCGCGCCGGGCTCGGGTTCGAGCAGGTGGTGACCGGCCGTCTTGACGATGCACCGCCCGCCACCGGGCCGGCTGCGGCCGGGCATCGTGGTCACCGTGCTGCGGGGCACCCGCAGACCGACCGCGGCCGCGTCCTGCAGCTGGGTCAACCGGTCGAGGTGCTCGCTCACGCGCACCGAGTTGACCCGCTCCCAGTCCTTCCGGCTGGACAGCCAGTTCGCCACCGCGCGCCACTGCTCACGGACGTAGGCGCCGTGCACGGTGGTCGGGTCCACGGGGATGGCGTCGATGTCGAAGTGCCGCCGCCAGACCAGCACCGGCCGCAGCAGCCAGCGGTGCAGTTCCAGCAGCGGGGTGTCGGTGTGGACGGTGAGCGGGAGGTCCAGGCAGCGGTCGGCGTCGATGCGGGCCACGCGGATGTCGTCCTCGGCCAGCGCGAGCGACAGCTCGTTCATCTCCATGTCCGCGGCGCGGGCCAGCACCAGCACGCACGGGACGGGATCGCCCGGTTCGTCGTCCACCAGGTCCGCGCCGAACATCCGCTCCTGGAAGTCCAGCGGGGTGGCGGAGGCGCGGAAGAAGTAGTCCTGCCCTTGCAACAGCATCGGTGTGGGGTGCAGCGACGGCTCGGGGACACCCCCGGTGCCATCGGGCTG
This region of Saccharopolyspora hordei genomic DNA includes:
- a CDS encoding fatty acyl-AMP ligase, with the protein product MTDVLRNRALSSPERVALRFLLDGELREQSLDYAELDHLARAAAAVIQQRCSAGDRVLLMYPPGVDFVVAFFACMYAGVISVPAYPPDPSRPTRTIPRLQEMASDAKPVAVLTSSAAIGLRGFLEEHAPELSALPWIVTDELPTGAEDCWVERSPHADDVAFLQYTSGSTGAPKGVVLSHGNLLHNSQAIRHAFHLSEDTVAVSWLPPYHDMGLIGGLLQPVFAGFPVVLLSPLHAIERPMRWLEAISRYRATVSGGPNFAFDLCVRKSTAHERAGLDLSEWRLAFVGADTVRPETLRRFAEAFAPAGFTSASLYPCYGLAEATLLVAGAIRRREPLIRRFDRTALIDGIASDPADTEESVERVSTGQACLGTVVEIRDPDTGRPCPDGRVGEICVHGPGVAQGYWERPVLSADVFPTDGQGRRWLRTGDLGVTLDGELYFVGRAKDVVVLQGVSHHPQDLENTAERVGHLLRVGSGAAFSVGPDGDEDLVLVYEIVRGKEATAEDLEAESERVRTALLAEHGVRLSELVLIRSGSIPKTSSGKIQRQATKMLYEAEALDQVVPLT
- a CDS encoding MFS transporter → MVIAADRSRNGLWAQDHRNFTIGMVLLVTLVAFEAMGLATALPTMVHELHGEVWYSWPFTVFLAASVIATVLAGRVADRRGPAAPVMAGLAVFVLGLLVAGLAGDMPTLLVARALQGLASGSQSVGLLVLIAVVYPKEVQPAAFGAISSAWVVPALIGPTVAGLVTQYVTWRWLFLGLAPLVALGAVLVAPTVWRCAARAGSAPGGRGLTPAAVGAACGVVAVSWAVQNPSPLSVGLGAAAIVVAAASLRVLLPVGTLRGRPGLPVVVLARGLLAGTFFGAQSLVPLLLSAVHHYSPATAGLPLTVGSLGWTAGAVWQARKRELSREKLILAGLLLVATAVAGLVLVAPSWGPHWLVFLLWGVGGVGMGMGVASTSTRVLALSPAAERGFNSAALQISDMLGQAALVGLGGGFVAVLGSTRAPTPGVVPFAVFLAVLAVVGASLVFRSSRTTALRSGGLPAASAPAKPANTGHGESAPT
- a CDS encoding ATP-grasp domain-containing protein produces the protein MASVEGQPDGTGGVPEPSLHPTPMLLQGQDYFFRASATPLDFQERMFGADLVDDEPGDPVPCVLVLARAADMEMNELSLALAEDDIRVARIDADRCLDLPLTVHTDTPLLELHRWLLRPVLVWRRHFDIDAIPVDPTTVHGAYVREQWRAVANWLSSRKDWERVNSVRVSEHLDRLTQLQDAAAVGLRVPRSTVTTMPGRSRPGGGRCIVKTAGHHLLEPEPGALRGLFPQPLDVRRSGEAREPAPVLVQQFVDAGRELRVFVVGDRTIGFRVQKLDPAQLWVDPESVVVEPAEVPESLAERLLELCRTWGLAVAGFDLLGVGDDWVFLEVNVNCDWRWFEHRAGSAEVSTAVHDWVRTRFQELSATASGGWGPW
- a CDS encoding Scr1 family TA system antitoxin-like transcriptional regulator — translated: MPSAELPTVTAQVIPFSTGAVPALGAPFILLSYAEDPDVAHAGCSTGCRCSEGPAGVETHSLTSSALRAKALGQRESITFLDRLARESWARRGSTSCPPPTSPTRTGARAAAATAVETRASGWRAFRERPG